In the Leptotrichia sp. oral taxon 847 genome, one interval contains:
- a CDS encoding PTS lactose/cellobiose transporter subunit IIA, with the protein MDNEKMEMVVFDIVNSAGTAKGLAYEALDEAFKGNFEKAEKLLKKADKALLAAHNVQTEIIQDEVEGRGIAPTVLFVHSQDHLMTAIEAKTLIEEMIKMCKRINVLEKKIK; encoded by the coding sequence ATGGATAACGAAAAAATGGAAATGGTAGTTTTTGATATTGTAAATAGTGCAGGAACAGCAAAAGGACTGGCTTATGAAGCACTTGATGAAGCTTTTAAAGGAAATTTCGAAAAAGCTGAGAAACTTTTGAAGAAAGCAGATAAGGCACTACTTGCAGCGCATAATGTTCAGACAGAAATTATACAAGATGAGGTAGAGGGACGAGGAATAGCGCCAACAGTGTTATTTGTCCATTCGCAGGACCATCTTATGACGGCAATTGAAGCAAAAACATTGATTGAAGAGATGATTAAAATGTGTAAAAGAATTAATGTATTGGAGAAAAAGATTAAATAA
- a CDS encoding PTS sugar transporter subunit IIB, producing the protein MKVLFVCSLGMSSAVAVKALKKEAKAKGVEIEVKAVSTQQFEEEVKNGYDVAMVAPQIRHRFDTLNACAKEAKVPCAMITPQGYSPLGGPKLLKQIQEILG; encoded by the coding sequence ATGAAAGTATTATTTGTATGTTCACTTGGAATGTCAAGTGCAGTGGCGGTGAAAGCGTTGAAAAAGGAAGCTAAAGCAAAAGGAGTTGAAATTGAAGTAAAGGCAGTAAGTACGCAGCAATTTGAAGAAGAAGTGAAAAATGGGTATGATGTGGCAATGGTCGCTCCACAAATTAGACATAGATTTGACACATTAAACGCCTGTGCCAAAGAAGCAAAAGTTCCTTGTGCTATGATTACGCCACAGGGATATAGTCCACTTGGAGGGCCTAAATTATTAAAACAGATACAAGAAATTTTAGGTTAA
- a CDS encoding PTS sugar transporter subunit IIC → MINLEKLSMNMAKISEQRHLRAIRDGIVSTLPLIIIGSIFLIIAIPPFPKDWAISILAKKHAAQILLPFRMTMFIMGLYAVIGIGYSLAKSYKLDGITGAILSVCAFLLTLVPKVINPIETITQTVGGKAVQVVVAEGTKGSQFLQEDLGYVMQMSNLGSAGLFVGIIAAIFAVEVYRFTTKTGFRIKMPDAVPESVARSFEALTPAAIIIFTLTIITYWLKIDLHHIVGLIVTPFLKLSDSWFSVVVIVFLITFFWSFGIHGDSIIGSVVRPLWLMLLEQNATALANGKAIPHIAAEPLYQWFIWIGGSGTTIGLALLMLFKAKSSYGKALGKAVILPAIFNINEPIIFGAPIMLNPTLLPPFIIVPIVNASITYFAMSMHWVNRVTSTPPWTLPSPIGAFLATNGDFRAVILNIILIVISIVIYYPFFTAYEKKLLVEEKAEKTGEE, encoded by the coding sequence ATGATAAATTTGGAAAAACTTTCAATGAATATGGCAAAAATATCGGAGCAAAGACATTTAAGAGCAATTCGTGATGGGATTGTATCGACTTTGCCATTGATTATAATAGGTTCAATATTTTTGATTATAGCAATTCCGCCGTTTCCAAAAGACTGGGCAATTTCGATATTAGCTAAAAAACATGCAGCACAAATATTGCTGCCATTTCGTATGACAATGTTTATTATGGGACTTTATGCGGTTATAGGAATAGGTTACAGTCTTGCAAAATCGTATAAATTGGATGGAATTACAGGTGCAATATTGTCAGTGTGTGCATTTTTACTTACATTAGTGCCTAAAGTGATAAATCCAATAGAAACTATAACTCAGACTGTTGGAGGAAAAGCGGTTCAAGTTGTGGTAGCGGAAGGGACAAAAGGTTCGCAGTTTTTGCAAGAAGATTTAGGTTATGTGATGCAAATGTCAAATTTGGGTTCAGCAGGACTTTTTGTTGGAATAATTGCTGCAATTTTTGCGGTTGAAGTGTATCGTTTTACGACAAAGACTGGATTTAGAATAAAAATGCCTGATGCTGTGCCGGAATCAGTTGCTCGTTCTTTTGAAGCATTGACACCTGCGGCAATAATTATCTTTACTTTGACGATTATCACTTATTGGTTAAAAATTGATCTTCATCACATAGTTGGATTAATTGTAACACCGTTTTTAAAATTGAGTGATTCGTGGTTTTCAGTTGTAGTAATCGTATTTTTAATAACATTTTTTTGGTCTTTTGGAATTCATGGAGATTCCATCATAGGTTCGGTTGTAAGACCACTGTGGCTTATGTTATTGGAGCAAAATGCAACAGCTCTTGCAAATGGGAAAGCCATTCCGCATATTGCGGCAGAACCTTTGTACCAGTGGTTCATCTGGATTGGCGGTTCAGGGACAACTATAGGACTTGCACTTTTAATGCTTTTTAAAGCAAAATCATCTTACGGAAAAGCATTGGGAAAAGCGGTTATTTTACCAGCAATATTTAATATAAACGAACCTATAATTTTTGGTGCACCAATTATGTTAAATCCAACATTACTTCCACCATTTATCATAGTTCCCATTGTAAATGCTTCAATTACTTATTTTGCGATGTCTATGCACTGGGTAAATCGCGTAACTTCCACACCACCTTGGACACTGCCGTCGCCAATAGGAGCATTTCTAGCTACAAACGGAGATTTTAGAGCAGTAATTTTAAATATTATTTTAATAGTAATTTCTATTGTAATTTATTATCCTTTTTTTACCGCCTACGAAAAAAAATTGTTAGTGGAAGAAAAAGCCGAAAAGACTGGAGAAGAATAG
- a CDS encoding DUF871 domain-containing protein — protein sequence MKKLGISIYPEKTTEEKIIKYIDKASKSGFSRIFSCLLSVTETKKQIIEKFTRINEFAKERGFEIILDVSPRIFDDLKISYDDLSFFKEIKADGIRLDVGFTGLQESIMTFNEENLKIEINMSNDTHYIDTIMDYQPNKTNLTGCHNFYPHVYTGLGLDFFQKCTKNFTKHGLRTAAFITSQAKDTFGPWPVTQGLPTLEMHRNTPLIVQFKHLVALGNIDDIIISNCYPTDAELDEFKKVRKDMVSFSVKLEKDIPEIEKKIVLDEFHYNRGDTSENLIRSSNSRIKYKNHNFKVFNAPKIIKKGDVIIESSKYGHYAGELMIAKIDMENTGKSNVVGRITEEEIFLVDYIKAWQKFCFIES from the coding sequence ATGAAAAAATTGGGAATTTCAATTTATCCTGAAAAGACAACTGAAGAAAAAATTATAAAATATATTGATAAAGCCAGTAAATCTGGCTTTTCTAGAATATTTAGCTGCTTACTTTCTGTAACTGAAACTAAAAAGCAAATTATAGAAAAATTTACACGGATAAATGAGTTTGCAAAAGAAAGAGGTTTTGAGATAATTTTGGATGTAAGTCCCAGAATTTTTGATGATTTGAAAATAAGTTATGACGACTTGTCTTTTTTTAAAGAAATAAAGGCGGATGGAATTAGGCTAGATGTAGGATTTACAGGGTTGCAAGAGAGTATTATGACTTTTAATGAAGAAAACTTAAAAATTGAAATAAATATGAGTAATGATACTCACTATATTGACACAATTATGGATTATCAGCCAAACAAAACTAACTTAACTGGCTGCCACAATTTTTATCCACATGTTTACACAGGTTTGGGATTAGATTTTTTTCAAAAATGTACAAAAAATTTTACAAAACACGGTTTGAGAACTGCGGCGTTTATTACTTCACAAGCCAAGGATACTTTTGGACCGTGGCCTGTAACGCAGGGACTTCCAACTCTTGAGATGCACAGAAATACGCCATTAATTGTCCAATTTAAGCATTTAGTGGCATTGGGAAACATAGACGATATAATAATTTCAAATTGTTATCCGACAGATGCTGAGCTAGATGAATTTAAAAAAGTGCGGAAAGACATGGTAAGTTTTTCGGTAAAACTTGAAAAAGATATTCCAGAAATTGAGAAAAAAATAGTTTTGGACGAATTTCACTACAACAGAGGAGATACTTCAGAAAACTTAATTCGCTCGTCAAATAGCCGTATAAAATATAAAAATCACAATTTCAAAGTATTTAATGCTCCTAAAATTATAAAAAAAGGCGATGTAATAATTGAAAGCAGCAAATATGGACATTACGCGGGAGAATTAATGATTGCAAAAATTGATATGGAAAACACTGGAAAATCAAATGTCGTGGGAAGAATTACGGAAGAAGAAATATTTTTAGTTGATTATATAAAGGCTTGGCAAAAGTTTTGCTTTATAGAAAGCTGA
- the murQ gene encoding N-acetylmuramic acid 6-phosphate etherase, with protein sequence MLENLTTERRNKKTENLDELSTKEILRIMNEEDKTVPAAIEKELGKITEAIEIIKDKISRGGRLIYLGAGTSGRLGILDAVECVPTFNTTDEVLGIIAGGEKAFVKAVEGAEDSLTLAQEDLKKINFSRNDVIFGIAASGRTPYVIGALKYAESVGAKKITLSCNKNAKISKYADVAIEIDCGPEILTGSTRLKAGTAQKLVLNMVSTATMIGLGKVYKNLMVDVKPTNKKLVERATGIIAKVTGVTGEEAHKYLLEANKNVKVAITMILTNCSYKEAKEKLGLAKGFVKKVK encoded by the coding sequence ATGCTGGAAAATTTGACGACAGAAAGACGGAATAAAAAGACTGAGAATCTTGATGAGTTAAGTACAAAAGAAATTTTAAGAATAATGAACGAGGAAGATAAAACTGTTCCAGCTGCGATAGAAAAAGAGCTTGGTAAAATTACAGAAGCGATAGAAATTATAAAAGATAAAATAAGTCGTGGTGGAAGACTTATTTATCTTGGTGCAGGAACAAGTGGAAGGCTTGGAATACTGGACGCTGTGGAATGTGTTCCGACATTTAACACAACAGATGAAGTTCTGGGAATTATTGCAGGGGGTGAAAAAGCTTTTGTAAAAGCGGTAGAAGGAGCAGAAGATTCGCTTACATTGGCACAGGAAGATTTAAAAAAAATAAATTTTAGTCGAAATGATGTGATTTTTGGAATCGCTGCGAGTGGAAGAACGCCTTATGTAATTGGCGCTTTAAAATATGCCGAAAGTGTTGGAGCAAAAAAAATAACGCTAAGTTGTAATAAAAATGCTAAAATTTCAAAATATGCGGATGTTGCAATAGAAATTGACTGCGGTCCAGAAATTCTTACTGGTTCGACAAGATTAAAAGCGGGGACAGCTCAAAAATTGGTGTTGAATATGGTTTCAACAGCAACAATGATTGGACTTGGAAAAGTTTATAAAAATCTGATGGTCGATGTGAAGCCGACAAACAAAAAACTTGTGGAAAGAGCAACGGGAATAATTGCCAAAGTTACAGGAGTTACAGGAGAAGAAGCACACAAATATTTGCTAGAAGCCAATAAAAATGTAAAAGTGGCAATAACAATGATACTTACAAATTGTAGCTACAAAGAAGCAAAAGAAAAGCTGGGATTAGCAAAAGGATTTGTAAAAAAAGTAAAATAA
- the pflB gene encoding formate C-acetyltransferase: protein MDAWRGFKEGNWKDNIDVTEFIRLNYTEYLGDESFLEGPTEATTKLWKELSEKFKVEREKGIYDAETKIPSQIDAYGAGYIDKDLEKIVGLQTDEPLKRAIFPNGGLRMVKNSLNAYGYKLDPETEEIYTKYRKTHNDGVFSAYTEQIRKARHTGIITGLPDAYGRGRIIGDYRRVALYGVDRLIADREEQYKNLDPTEMTEDVIRLREEVFEQIKALKALKRMAEAYGFDISGPATNGKEAVQWLYFAYLAATKDQNGAAMSIGRTSTFLDIFLERDLQEGTLTEKEAQEIMDHFVMKLRIIRFLRTPEYDALFSGDPVWVTESIGGMGADGRSMVTKNSFRILHTLYNMGTSPEPNLTVLWSEKLPETWKKFCAKVSIDTSSVQYENDDIMRPQFGNDYGIACCVSPMTIGHQMQFFGARVNLPKALLYAINGGKDEKSKIQVTPVGQFEPIKGDYLEFDEVWEKLDKVLDWLASTYVKALNIIHYMHDKYSYEALEMSLHDINIRRTEAFGIAGLSIIADSLAAIKYGKVKVVRDEDGDAVDYINEKDYVPFGNNDDATDQFAVDITRRFMNKLRTHKMYRDAVPTQSVLTITSNVVYGKKTGNTPDGRRAGAPFGPGANPMHGRDVNGAVASLASVAKIPFEDANDGISYTFAISPETLGKNIDEKKSNLVGLMDGYFNQTGHHLNVNVFGRDLLEDAMEHPEKYPQLTIRVSGYAVNFIKLTREQQLDVINRTIASKM, encoded by the coding sequence ATGGATGCATGGAGAGGATTTAAAGAAGGAAATTGGAAAGACAACATCGATGTTACAGAATTTATAAGACTTAACTATACTGAATATTTAGGAGACGAAAGCTTTTTGGAAGGACCAACTGAAGCAACTACTAAATTGTGGAAAGAGCTTTCTGAAAAATTTAAAGTGGAAAGAGAAAAAGGTATTTATGATGCAGAAACTAAAATACCTTCTCAAATAGATGCTTATGGAGCTGGATATATCGACAAAGATTTGGAAAAAATTGTAGGACTTCAAACTGATGAACCGTTAAAAAGAGCAATTTTCCCAAATGGTGGACTAAGAATGGTAAAAAATAGCTTAAATGCCTATGGATATAAACTAGATCCAGAAACTGAAGAAATTTATACTAAATACAGAAAAACTCACAATGACGGAGTTTTCTCAGCTTATACTGAACAAATAAGAAAAGCAAGACATACAGGGATTATTACAGGACTTCCAGACGCTTATGGACGTGGAAGAATTATTGGAGATTACAGAAGAGTTGCACTTTACGGAGTGGATAGATTAATAGCTGATAGAGAAGAACAGTATAAAAACTTAGACCCAACTGAAATGACAGAAGACGTTATTAGACTTAGAGAAGAAGTTTTTGAACAGATTAAAGCATTGAAAGCTTTAAAGAGAATGGCTGAAGCTTACGGATTTGATATTTCAGGGCCTGCAACAAACGGAAAAGAAGCAGTGCAATGGTTGTATTTTGCATACTTAGCTGCTACAAAAGATCAAAATGGAGCTGCTATGAGTATTGGTAGAACTTCTACATTCCTAGATATTTTCTTGGAAAGAGATTTGCAGGAAGGAACTTTAACTGAAAAAGAAGCTCAGGAAATAATGGATCACTTTGTTATGAAATTAAGAATCATAAGATTTTTAAGAACACCTGAATATGATGCATTGTTCTCAGGAGATCCGGTTTGGGTAACTGAATCAATTGGAGGAATGGGAGCAGATGGAAGATCAATGGTTACAAAAAATTCATTTAGAATTTTACACACATTGTACAACATGGGAACTTCACCTGAACCAAACTTAACAGTATTATGGAGTGAAAAATTACCTGAAACTTGGAAAAAATTCTGTGCTAAAGTGTCAATCGATACTTCATCAGTACAATATGAAAATGACGACATTATGCGTCCACAGTTCGGAAATGATTACGGAATCGCATGTTGTGTATCTCCGATGACAATTGGACACCAAATGCAATTTTTTGGAGCGAGAGTAAACTTGCCAAAAGCACTATTATACGCAATTAATGGTGGTAAAGATGAAAAATCTAAGATTCAAGTTACACCAGTTGGACAATTTGAACCAATTAAAGGAGATTATCTTGAATTTGATGAAGTTTGGGAAAAATTAGACAAAGTATTAGACTGGTTAGCTTCAACTTATGTTAAAGCACTAAATATCATTCACTATATGCACGACAAATATTCTTATGAAGCATTGGAAATGTCATTACACGACATCAACATCAGAAGAACAGAAGCATTTGGAATTGCTGGACTTTCAATTATTGCAGATTCACTTGCAGCTATTAAATATGGTAAAGTTAAAGTTGTAAGAGATGAAGACGGTGATGCAGTTGACTATATCAATGAAAAAGATTATGTTCCATTTGGAAATAATGATGATGCAACTGACCAATTTGCAGTAGATATTACAAGAAGATTTATGAATAAATTGAGAACTCACAAAATGTACAGAGATGCAGTACCTACACAATCAGTATTAACTATTACTTCAAATGTTGTTTATGGTAAGAAAACAGGAAATACTCCTGATGGAAGAAGAGCTGGAGCACCATTTGGACCAGGAGCAAACCCTATGCATGGAAGAGATGTAAATGGAGCAGTGGCTTCACTTGCCTCAGTTGCAAAAATTCCGTTTGAAGATGCAAATGACGGTATTTCATATACATTTGCAATTTCACCAGAAACATTAGGTAAAAATATTGATGAGAAAAAATCAAACTTAGTTGGATTAATGGATGGATATTTCAATCAAACAGGACATCATTTAAATGTAAATGTATTCGGAAGAGACTTATTGGAAGATGCAATGGAACATCCTGAAAAATATCCTCAATTGACAATCAGAGTTTCTGGATATGCTGTAAACTTTATAAAATTGACAAGAGAACAACAGTTAGACGTAATTAACAGAACTATTGCAAGTAAAATGTAA
- the pflA gene encoding pyruvate formate-lyase-activating protein, giving the protein MEALIHSFESFGTKDGPGIRFVLFLQGCPLRCLYCHNVDTWDPKDRKKVMKPEEVMKEILKVKGFIKTGGVTVSGGEPLMQPDFLLEFFELCRQNKIHTALDTSGYIFNEKAKKVLEIVDMVLLDIKHIDPEKYKILTSVDLENTLKFAKYLKEINKPTWLRYVLVPGYSDDEKDLHDWAKFASQLTNVERVDILPFHQMGKSKWEQMKKVYKLQDTPTPTKEEIEKAEDIFRSYGLKLLAK; this is encoded by the coding sequence ATGGAAGCGCTTATTCATTCATTTGAATCATTTGGAACAAAAGATGGACCAGGAATTAGATTTGTGCTATTTTTACAGGGTTGTCCATTAAGATGTCTATATTGCCACAATGTGGATACTTGGGATCCGAAAGATAGAAAAAAAGTGATGAAACCAGAAGAAGTGATGAAAGAAATTTTGAAAGTAAAAGGCTTTATAAAGACAGGTGGGGTGACGGTTTCAGGCGGAGAACCGCTTATGCAGCCAGATTTTTTACTTGAATTTTTTGAACTTTGTCGTCAAAATAAAATTCATACTGCACTTGATACATCAGGATATATTTTTAACGAAAAGGCAAAAAAAGTTTTGGAGATTGTGGATATGGTGCTGCTTGATATAAAACATATAGATCCTGAAAAATATAAGATACTAACTTCCGTAGATTTGGAAAATACACTAAAATTTGCAAAATATTTGAAGGAAATAAATAAACCGACTTGGTTAAGATATGTGTTAGTTCCAGGATATTCTGACGATGAAAAAGATTTGCACGACTGGGCAAAATTTGCGTCACAGCTTACAAATGTGGAAAGGGTGGATATATTGCCGTTTCATCAGATGGGAAAATCAAAATGGGAACAGATGAAAAAAGTTTATAAATTACAGGATACACCAACTCCCACAAAGGAAGAAATTGAAAAAGCCGAAGATATTTTCAGATCTTATGGGCTAAAATTATTGGCAAAATAA
- a CDS encoding nucleotidyltransferase family protein — translation MKKRILKVGIVVEYNPFHNGHLYQINKIKKIFGEKIFLVIIVSGDFVQRGEMSFLNKWEKTQAALKSGIDLIVELPLYYSIQNAEIFCKISTKTLDYLNIDIQVFGAEEENIEKLKKVIEIQESQNYKNKLMEYMKLGNSYTSSQRLALEEYGLQDVVKSNNILAIEYMREIKKEKLKINPYVIKREISEYNEKKVKKSSKNFASALFIRSKIEFEGQNIDYDEIGKYVPNEVIKIIKEKVGKKRDEKKIKEKIFEIFKYKILTEEKEKILQIYDISEEIYRRLTNVVKKSQNFFEFTKNVKSRNFSNKRIDRIIFNVLLNIKESIMNYEIDYVRVLGFNHTGRLLLKDLKEKKVFVNWKDIEKFSKTENNKILKEKVKIEKNGFY, via the coding sequence ATGAAAAAGAGAATTTTAAAAGTTGGAATTGTAGTGGAGTACAATCCATTTCATAATGGACATTTATATCAAATTAATAAAATAAAAAAAATTTTTGGAGAGAAAATATTTTTAGTTATAATTGTAAGCGGAGATTTTGTTCAAAGAGGTGAGATGTCTTTTTTAAACAAATGGGAAAAAACACAAGCTGCACTAAAAAGCGGGATTGACTTAATAGTGGAGCTGCCACTGTATTATTCGATACAAAATGCCGAAATTTTTTGTAAAATATCTACAAAAACTTTAGATTATTTAAACATAGATATTCAAGTTTTTGGAGCAGAAGAAGAAAATATTGAAAAATTGAAAAAAGTAATTGAGATTCAGGAAAGTCAAAATTATAAAAATAAATTAATGGAATATATGAAACTTGGGAACAGTTATACTTCTTCTCAGAGATTGGCGCTGGAAGAATATGGTTTACAAGATGTCGTAAAATCAAATAATATTTTAGCAATAGAATATATGCGGGAAATAAAAAAAGAAAAACTGAAAATAAATCCATACGTTATAAAACGAGAAATTTCTGAGTACAATGAAAAAAAAGTCAAAAAATCTAGTAAAAATTTTGCAAGTGCTTTGTTTATCAGAAGTAAAATTGAATTTGAAGGACAAAATATTGATTACGATGAGATAGGAAAATATGTTCCAAATGAGGTCATCAAAATCATAAAAGAAAAAGTGGGAAAAAAAAGAGATGAAAAAAAAATAAAAGAAAAAATATTTGAAATTTTTAAATACAAAATATTGACTGAAGAAAAAGAAAAAATCTTGCAAATTTATGATATTTCGGAAGAAATTTACAGAAGATTGACAAATGTAGTAAAAAAATCTCAAAATTTTTTTGAGTTTACAAAAAATGTAAAGTCAAGAAATTTTTCTAATAAAAGAATTGATAGAATAATTTTTAATGTTTTACTAAATATAAAAGAATCTATTATGAATTATGAAATTGATTATGTCAGAGTATTGGGATTTAATCATACTGGAAGATTGCTTTTGAAGGATTTAAAAGAAAAAAAAGTCTTTGTGAACTGGAAAGATATTGAAAAATTTTCAAAAACTGAAAATAATAAAATTTTAAAGGAAAAAGTAAAAATTGAAAAAAATGGTTTTTATTAA
- a CDS encoding alpha/beta hydrolase, which produces MAIEVLIAINVLFLIFLFLIAYISLRYFINQIEKYPKVTLEEVYDSKKLRQKYNIENKANPMDYGFSYEEVGYKSGKIQLYGWYIENKGAEKTVIISHGRGVNRLSSIQYLQIFKDTGLDKKYNFFIPDLRNSGASDVARTKMGYNFAQDIFHTMEMLSEKYSKKNFILYGFSQGGMGSAIVSRYYQSALRKQGIVIEKMILDSTISNVKKRIKSDAKKRRVPKFIVSIVIRIFNLRVGNHLENLRLSYLLKRIPTLIIQSKNDRATTYGMLMEEYNKLANLEKIQLKVFEKGAHTRIYAEPECSAEYTKVVENFLKN; this is translated from the coding sequence ATGGCAATAGAAGTTTTAATAGCAATTAATGTCTTATTTTTGATATTTTTGTTTTTGATTGCATACATATCGCTCAGATATTTTATAAATCAGATTGAAAAATATCCAAAAGTTACTCTTGAAGAAGTTTATGACAGTAAAAAGTTAAGACAAAAATATAATATTGAAAACAAAGCAAATCCAATGGATTATGGTTTTAGTTATGAAGAAGTTGGCTATAAATCAGGGAAAATTCAGTTGTATGGCTGGTACATAGAAAATAAAGGTGCAGAAAAAACTGTAATAATTTCTCACGGGAGAGGAGTTAACAGACTTTCTTCAATCCAGTATTTGCAAATATTTAAAGATACAGGATTAGATAAAAAATATAACTTTTTTATTCCAGACTTGAGAAATTCGGGAGCATCCGATGTGGCGAGAACAAAAATGGGTTATAATTTTGCGCAAGATATTTTTCATACGATGGAGATGCTGTCTGAAAAATATTCGAAGAAAAATTTTATTTTGTATGGATTTTCTCAAGGTGGAATGGGTTCTGCAATTGTTTCCAGATATTATCAGTCAGCGCTTAGAAAACAAGGCATTGTCATAGAAAAGATGATTTTAGACAGCACTATTTCTAATGTGAAAAAAAGAATAAAATCAGATGCTAAGAAAAGAAGAGTTCCCAAATTTATTGTGAGTATAGTTATAAGAATTTTTAATTTAAGAGTTGGAAATCATCTTGAAAATTTACGACTTTCATATTTATTAAAAAGAATACCGACGCTTATAATTCAATCAAAAAACGACAGAGCTACCACTTATGGAATGCTTATGGAAGAGTACAATAAACTTGCAAATCTTGAAAAAATACAGCTCAAAGTCTTTGAAAAAGGTGCTCACACAAGAATTTACGCAGAACCTGAATGCAGCGCTGAATATACAAAAGTTGTAGAAAATTTTTTGAAAAATTAG
- a CDS encoding MFS transporter — MIDQIYNQWLQYYYLPPSNDKSLTPLLTSKSLVIAFIIARIIDAVTDPVVGYLSDNSKSKFGKRSIFMLLGGVPLGIFTIMYFFPPKSSELATLIFLSVVGGLYFTAYTLVAAPYNALIPDLASNKNERLNLSTSQSTFRLIFTGIAMILPGILISKLGGGNTETGIRATVIIISILAVIGVYACIFLLNEKKYSKNHVAKQNKSAGFFDSLKKINEKEIILYFLGYFFFFSGFNILRGVMNYYISLVMKREMSYLTVTTLILFGVAGLFFPVTNKLGKKYSYKKILVLDMFLLIVGTIGLLFINESLYKFAYIFFVICGIGLSGAAFIFPQAMLSELSVKVSKIKKTSLEGFMFGIQGMFLKLAFLVQQVIQAVVLTFGNTGQLKGATAFGVKSSLVVALILFLVSLFFYKSYKED; from the coding sequence ATGATAGACCAAATTTATAACCAATGGCTTCAATATTATTACTTGCCACCATCGAATGACAAGAGTTTAACACCGCTTTTAACTTCAAAATCGCTAGTGATAGCGTTTATTATTGCAAGAATTATAGATGCGGTAACTGATCCTGTTGTAGGATATTTGTCTGACAACTCTAAGTCAAAATTTGGGAAAAGGTCAATTTTTATGTTGTTGGGTGGCGTGCCACTAGGTATTTTTACAATTATGTATTTTTTTCCGCCTAAAAGCTCTGAACTTGCTACATTAATATTTTTATCAGTGGTTGGAGGACTTTATTTCACGGCTTATACTCTAGTTGCAGCACCATATAACGCACTGATTCCTGATTTGGCGTCCAATAAGAATGAAAGGCTTAATTTATCGACTTCTCAGTCAACATTTAGGCTTATATTTACTGGAATAGCGATGATTTTGCCAGGAATCTTGATCTCTAAATTAGGCGGTGGAAATACTGAAACTGGAATTAGAGCGACAGTGATTATAATTTCTATCTTAGCAGTAATCGGAGTTTATGCGTGTATATTTTTGTTAAACGAAAAAAAGTATTCCAAAAATCATGTGGCAAAACAAAATAAATCTGCCGGTTTTTTTGATTCATTAAAAAAAATTAATGAAAAAGAGATAATTTTATATTTTTTAGGATATTTCTTTTTCTTTTCTGGATTTAATATTTTACGGGGAGTGATGAATTATTATATCTCTCTTGTAATGAAGCGGGAAATGAGCTATTTAACAGTAACAACTCTTATTTTATTTGGAGTGGCAGGACTATTTTTCCCTGTAACAAATAAATTAGGGAAAAAATATTCGTATAAAAAAATATTGGTATTAGATATGTTTCTTTTGATTGTAGGAACAATTGGCTTGCTTTTCATAAATGAAAGTTTGTACAAATTTGCTTATATATTTTTTGTGATTTGCGGAATAGGACTAAGTGGAGCTGCATTTATTTTTCCACAAGCGATGCTGAGTGAACTTTCTGTAAAAGTGTCAAAAATTAAAAAGACAAGTTTGGAAGGCTTTATGTTTGGAATACAAGGGATGTTTTTGAAATTGGCATTTCTTGTGCAGCAAGTAATTCAAGCAGTTGTATTGACATTTGGAAATACTGGTCAATTAAAAGGTGCAACTGCATTTGGTGTAAAATCTTCGTTAGTTGTAGCGCTAATCTTGTTTCTAGTATCACTGTTTTTTTATAAATCGTACAAAGAAGATTAA